In Macrobrachium rosenbergii isolate ZJJX-2024 chromosome 4, ASM4041242v1, whole genome shotgun sequence, one genomic interval encodes:
- the LOC136830584 gene encoding RING finger protein 145-like isoform X2 — MTSTTASLDLLLGLMLCLQGLLYLGFSNMLMLQKSLFDPHNDMETLFLRQQVAAIVFHTLVATFVTFFLDLECNKDKILLLVYLVPVFARLAGFPVTELHLTHNFASCFVIFLTVQYIFLCVPHVFRFLKNMYTSLVEMVEFFGPIGVVVTIWSRLFVPIQLLLFWLVLFSTQLYNHYLPSYNTAVAPKSGSHAATSISGVVSGVSSPVVGRAGSSVSSVGSGAPGEMWYLVIVQSAAEVCYTPLMLAGTCVAVSYASRMILSLTRAYTAGPGAAPLPDDLVHSGWTEGVTMALLAVQTSLLSMEMRERLAVFAIILLIVVTSLVQSMYELVEPVVLALSAQGVASLSRHARAVSACLLLLILPLYMVYMFTLIFEQDFWLLLVVSTSIMTSVQVLGLLAIYVLLTWDAVCAQPWPGLDDLVYYTRATTRVFEFIVAVFVVGAGVKECITGMWSWINAVVLLIHFYFNVWQRLQQGWKSFLSRLEAAKKISALPEASPEQLEAYNDVCAICYADMTSARITHCYHFFHGPCLRKWLYVQDKCPMCHAPITLKETDTTQEETPSSEGDSVAGAPPSPDSIERELGANIPLPDDGDNEDLSLINTDDEDTRDSAKEEEFSNADDIREEVVEAQRSQNV; from the exons ggtTTCTCCAATATGTTGATGCTTCAAAAATCGCTTTTTGATCCTCATAATGATATGGAAACCCTGTTTTTAAGACAACAAGTTGCTGCAATTGTATTCCACACATTAGTGGCAACATTTGTAACTTTCTTCCTAGATTTAGAATGTAACAAAGACAAG ATCCTGTTGTTGGTTTACCTGGTTCCCGTGTTTGCACGACTGGCAGGTTTCCCAGTTACAGAACTTCATTTGACACATAACTTTGCTtcgtgttttgtaatttttttaacagtgcagtatatatttctttgtgttCCTCATGTATTtaggtttttgaaaaatatgtatacttcGCTTGTAGAAATGGTTGAGTTCTTTGGGCCAATTGGTGTGGTTGTAACTATTTGGAGTAGACTATTTGTGCCCATACAGCTTCTTTTGTTTTGGCTTGTGCTGTTTTCAACACAGCTATACAACCATTATCTACCTTCATATAATACTGCTGTTGCTCCAAAATCAGGGTCACATGCAGCAACTTCAATAAGTGGTGTTGTGTCGGGGGTGTCATCTCCAGTGGTAGGAAGGGCTGGGTCCTCAGTGTCATCTGTTGGGAGTGGGGCTCCAGGTGAAATGTGGTATCTGGTGATCGTTCAGAGCGCAGCAGAGGTTTGTTACACTCCTCTTATGTTGGCGGGTACGTGTGTTGCTGTTTCTTATGCTTCACGAATGATTTTGTCCTTAACCAGGGCTTATACAGCTGGACCAGGAGCAGCTCCCCTCCCAGATGATTTGGTCCACTCAGGGTGGACCGAAGGGGTTACAATGGCACTGTTAGCTGTACAGACCTCCTTACTTAGCATGGAAATGCGTGAACGTTTGGCAGTGTTTGCTATTATCCTGCTTATTGTTGTAACGTCTTTAGTTCAGAGTATGTATGAACTAGTTGAGCCTGTAGTCCTTGCACTCAGTGCTCAAGGTGTTGCTTCCCTGTCAAGACATGCTAGAGCTGTTTCTGCATGTTTGCTGCTCTTAATTCTTCCCTTGTACATGGTGTATATGTTTACTCTCATTTTTGAACAAGATTTTTGGCTGTTGCTTGTTGTTTCTACAAGCATTATGACATCTGTTCAAGTGTTAGGTCTTTTGGCTATTTATGTACTTCTTACATGGGATGCTGTATGTGCCCAGCCGTGGCCTGGTTTAGATGACCTAGTTTATTACACTAGAGCAACAACACGAGTTTTTGAATTTATAGTAGCAGTATTTGTTGTGGGGGCAGGAGTGAAAGAATGCATAACAGGCATGTGGTCATGGATTAATGCTGTAGTTTTGCTTAtccatttttactttaatgtttgGCAACGCTTACAACAAGGTTGGAAAAGTTTCTTGTCACGTTTGGAAGCTGCCAAGAAGATATCAGCTTTACCTGAAGCATCTCCAGAACAGCTGGAAGCCTATAATGATGTGTGTGCTATATGTTATGCAGATATGACATCAGCTCGAATTACTCATTGCTATCATTTCTTCCATGGTCCATGCCTTAGGAAATGGTTATATGTGCAAGACAAGTGTCCAATGTGTCATGCTCCTATCACTTTGAAAGAGACTGATACCACACAAGAAGAAACACCATCTTCTGAAGGAGATTCGGTTGCTGGTGCCCCACCTTCTCCAGATTCAATAGAGAGAGAACTTGGAGCTAATATTCCTCTCCCTGATGATGGGGATAATGAAGATCTTTCTCTCATTAACACAGATGATGAGGACACTAGAGATTCTGCAAAGGAAGAGGAATTCTCAAATGCAGATGATATTAGAGAAGAGGTTGTAGAAGCACAAAGAAGTCAAAATGTATAG